From the Lathyrus oleraceus cultivar Zhongwan6 chromosome 3, CAAS_Psat_ZW6_1.0, whole genome shotgun sequence genome, the window gataagttttcatggattaagcaaacatgattgatcagacacaaaaacgaattaagcaaacgtgacgtgcctatgttaggatcatacaatcaaccaaattgaatcaatatatttcatgcaatcgaattaagcatacaagaacacaaaatatcattgaaatgaattaaactaaaattaacattataataatctcaagttttggaacctgatttacggcagatcgaatcagagggattagttctccatggaattcgtaCAAGCTTTCAAATTTTCGTCAATAGTGATACAGTGTTCTGTTTTCGGCTGCttaggttataggaaaagtagaataaacctaatttggtcaaaacataacccatacccaaactaaataacccaacaTAAAATATAAGTCTAGTGCTGAAGGCTTCAACGGGTTTTCAACCATGCTACAGTCTGAATtagcttctgacttcttcatgaaagttgtatctctttctcttagTTTTCCAACAACTGGTAGCACGCctcgatccgatactcctagctccagttatgaatttattcgtgcaaactgctaatgctgaaaataaactgcgaaaaacaaataagtgtataaataagataaattataaaaacacattaaaaggaaaaaataaataaactaaaacacggaaatgcataagtataaatatagaagaatgtgcatcaaaatgcactgatcaatcaTCATCTGGAACTTAGCTAGCTTTGAGTTAAGCCACACACCCTCGTTGGACTTTTCCCTAATCCGCCACCAAAGCATAAACACATAGAAGAAGTAGAAGGAGAACACAAAAGAGCAGCAAGTAGACAGAGGAAGAAGGACTCAAACTCATACCTTTAAGGTTGGATCTCACCAGATTCTCGTCAGAGTTTCAAAGCTCTGACGAGGTCTTCTTCTCCCTTATTTCTTACATTTTCTTTACGCTTACTAATTGCTTCATGACTATTTTATGCTTGATTACGCTGTTTTTGCATCTTGAACCATTAGTTTTTGAATTTCTCACCTAGGGTTTAGTTTAGGACTTTGTTTGAATCTACTGATTTAGTGTTTGGTTGGTTTATTTAAGATCAGAATCAGGTCTAAGAAAGAATTTCGGTGAGGGTtggtttgaattgtttttggtTTTGAACATATTTTTTTAAATTTGGGTTAGAGAATATTCATCATGTTCTTCGTTTTGGACATGGTTTGATCTTTATTTTGAGAAGTTCGTGGAGTTTGGATGTTTACTAGAGAGGGAGTATGAGTTAGAGAGAGAAAATAAAATGTGAAATGAGTCCCCACGTGAGAATTCCTCTATTTTACCTATATCTCATCACCACTTGCTTGCTACACGTGGTTGGCCTCTGGGCCACCTGATTGGTTAACCTTTGGTGTTGAGCAGAGGTCCTATGAGGGGACCCCCACCATAGCTCCCATGCGCCTCAATTATAGTCTGTTTGATCACTAGTATGTGCATCCAAGGGTTGAAGTTAAGTTAATCCATTTGACTCGTCATCCTTCGTTGACCAGAGCTTTTATCCTTTGGACCATGAGTGTTAGGCCCTTGATATCTGCATCCTCTCTCTTTTCTTATTTTCAgttttctttttttatttttctttttcttttaattgGTTTTGGGCCTTTGGGTCATGTCTATTTCTATTTTGCTTTTTTCCATGACCCCTCGTAATACTCTTGCACCCCCTATTcatctttatttttattttctttttactttcattattattatttgatttgttatttcatttaataaatagtattttaataataataaaataaaaaaaaataatggCATAGAAGtcttgatccaacgtcaagtattttttttgaaatcaaaTTAAAACGTTTCAAACATAAAATCAAACGCTCAGTTATATCGATTCCTTTTCAAAGTTAATCGTCTCGAAACTCTTTTTGCAATAAACAACCGATTGAAAAATATTAGGTTAGACGTACTTGTCTCTTCTAAACCTGAATATTTGTGTGATGGCCGTAATTATCCTATCATTTGAATATTCGTCATCTATCTCAAAATACATTAAATAACTTAATCgagtttattctttcatagaCGAAAAAAGCTAGGTAAGATGTATCTGTCCCTTGTAATTCTGAGTAAATGTGTGATGGTCGTAATTAGCCTCACGTTAATACTCTCCATCTATTAAAGAGACGCGACTTAATTCACCACACAAGTTTAATAAATAACTCAGTTGAAAAAGGTTGGGTTGGATGTACCTATCTCTTGTAACCTCGGATATTCGTGTGATGGTCGTAATTAGACTACCGCTCGAATACTTGTAAACCATCTAAAAAATTTGTTGGTATGATCAATAGGAATTGTAATTATTTTGTCTAGATATCTAGAAACATTTGGTGTATTAACCTCCTCTTGGCCCATAGAGTGAGGGTCCAAACTGTCAGCCCCATCAACTTTACTTCCTACACCTTTCGTACATGTTAAACCTCTTAAACCATCTTCCATCTTCCTTTCTTTCACATCACCTCCCATCCTTCTCAACATTGTTCCTTTTGAAATGGACCTCAATGATTTTATTCACATTCTTTAAATTCATTTTACCTACCAACTTTCCACCCTTTTTTAACTACATGCATATGCTCTTCATTTGAATGTGTTTTTTCCACGTGTTTCTAGCTTGTTTGACTTGACTATTTTCTCTTGCATAATTATTCCTTTTGACTTGACAGTTGCTGCATTAATTTTCTCGCCTGTAATTCCTTGCATGATTCCTAAACGAGCTTTATTAATGCTTTCTCCATTTATTGTCAAATAATAAACCTTCTTTAAAGACGTTATCCTTTTCCATTCTTCTGTTTTCCTCGTGAATGCTCGTACTTGCGTTAGTTATTGGGATTTCCTCACTTAAAGTAACAAATTTCAACCCTTTTAATGTTAAATCTTCCTTAATTTTTGTCAAACATGTGTTCCTTTTCCCTTATGCCACACCGCGTCTTTTGTGTTGCTTCTAAACCACCATCCAGAGGTCGTCTTCTTCACCTTCACATATTTTACCACCATCCTCCTTTCTTTCATAGTTATTTCTCCACCAGTTAGCTCTTTCCATTTATATTTTTTCGGACAACCTTCTCAAGAATGTCCAAACTTGCCACAAGTTATACACAACAAATGCATTTCTTCATACTCAATGTTATATTTCCCCCCTTTGATGGCAAGCATTGCTAGCATAGGTTTATTTAAGTTAACTTCCACACACAACCTAACATATTTCCTTATCTCATGTTGTAGTGTGTTTTTGTCCATTTTCACTGATCTACCAACTCAATTACCAATAAAAGATAAAACCTTCGCATCATATTACTTTATCGGAAGACCTGATATTCTAATCCAAACCGCCATCGTTTTAATTGTGTCATTAGTCGGGTGAAACTTCTGACTCAATTCCTTGGATGTTAAGTAATGATCATATATGAACCAAGGTTCATCTGAAAGAGCTGCATTTTTATCATCCTCGTGCGTGAAAGCTACTAGATAATAATCGTTACTCAGATCAATAATAGAGATAATACCTTTTCGGACCCACATCTGCTTCAAGCTTGTTTCCAACACCTTATCCTATCATTTGACCCAACAAGTTCACAATCACCTCTCTCCTCTATGGCTGGTGGATTTGATTTTCTTCCACATCAGAGAAGACAAATGTTGGACATTCATACTCCCAAGTTGGCACTTCTGCACCTCCATACCTTCCATATCCTCACTATCCCTTTCAACAAAAGCTTCCTTTTGAGATTTAGACTCACTCTCATTATTCTCCTTCTGTATTGTAACAATATCCTTCTaaactatttcattttcattttctaAAACTTACATCTCAATCACATCAAAATTACTTTTTTGGGTGAGATAAAGTCTTAGAGAAAAAGTGTTTTCCTCCTTTGATCTTCTTAGTACTCCACTTTTGCAAATATTTTTCATCTTTGGACTTCCCAATATTCTCACTCGTTGGTTCGACCGACAACATCTTTTTTATTCACTATCTATGTTCTATATTATAAGCAAATTTTAAattcattaaataattaatatatatatctatatataaaTTAGATACATTAGttattcaatgaatctaaaaaaatattggttcAACAATTGTGTACATCTTCATCCAAAAAGAGAAGAGGAATGGGTACCAAACTTCCTGATAATAATGGTTTTGCGTCCCCTAACTACTAAAGACATTAGAAAGGTGGTTGAGTAAGACATATATACCGAAGATAATTTCTTTTCCCACCCTTAGGGTATGTCTCACACGACTGAAAATCCTAAATTTTCCTCAGATatttttggagatgcatctccggacacACCTTAGATCACCTCATCATTTGTAAAACAAATAGTCACCATAAATTTTCCAAAAATTGGTCCGGAGATGCATCTGTAAAACTTTATGGGGTGTATTCGGTGATGCATCTTCGAAAACACCATTAAGTGCATTTTAAGCTATTTAAACAACATTATTTCGGATATGCATCTATGAAAACTTCCCTAGATGCATCTTAGGCAAAAACATTGTCCTAAGTTTgtattttgaagtcaaagttaTATTAATCCGACTAACAATGTCATAATTTGATTTAAACATTAATAAACACACACATATAGAATAAAGTAATGCATTAATTAAAAAAACACCTCATAACATTACAAATATTATTCTCAAAATATGGAAAATAATACTAAAATATTTCAAAATacaaacaaaaaaaacataagCTAATGCATATGCCTAATCCTAATCCTTAACTCCTCCTCTACCACCAGTAACCCAGGATATTTTATGACTATGTAAGAATGATACATGCGAGGGTAACCACATCATCGCCACCTCTCTTAAACATCCCAAACTCTATACCCTCATATGTAAGTCGCATAATATTTTTACAGACTAACAGTACATCAATGACATTGTGATCTATGGCATGCTCATTCTCCAAGTTCTCCTCATGAGATAACTTAGGTGGATGTCCAAGTACGTTCGGAGATGCAACTCCGAAAAAACACCTGAATTTGAAAATAAGGATTAATTCGGAGAGACATTTGCAGACAAACCCTAAAACACATAAGAAGATACATCTCCGAATTAAATTTTGACAATGTGAGAAATACTCAATTATTACActtaatttataaaaaaataatgCGTTCGAAGATGTATCTTTAAAAACTATAAATATTTATGACTTTTCACCggggaatgagaaaagaaattCCCTATACCTAAACTAGCGTTCAGACGGGCACTCCCGTGCCCGTCTGTCCATTTTTTTTAATGCGCACAACAAAGACAaataaatgtttgtttttctttttatcagGTTTGTATTGTACGTCATCTATacctatatataaaggggatacaaTGTTTTAGTGACgtttatttttttcaaaattatccttatttaatcttttaattttttaataaataataaaacaaaattgTATGATAATAACTTCTTGGTAGTTACCAATTGAATTTACAACAATATAACCTCCATGTTCTTCCATTTAGCAGTTACAAATAATGCATCAATATAACTTCTTGATAGTTACCACTTGAATCTACAAAATTACTATGTATTTGCAAAATTTGTTCAGTTTATTTTTTTGTATTGTATTCAGATTTTAACTGATTGTGTAAAATCTAAAGTTGTTTGCCTATATCCCAATTCACTCTCCTTTTAATTTTTATCTCCCTCTGAGTTCTTCATATTATTTAAACCATCGTACTTGTTTTAAAGTTGATTTTAAGAAGGAAAGTTGAGAAATTTGGGAAATGATTTATCTATAATTGATAAGTGATTTAGCACTGAACTTTTACTTTCTAATTATATTTCATTTTACTTGACTGTAATTGTTATTAAAATATATGGAATTGTTAGTTAATTTTCATGTTTTATACTAAAGTTGTGTTGTTATATGAGAAACTGATTTTCCCCTTTATGTGTTGTTTTATTGCACATGAACATATAAATAACTTTTTGAGATAAAAAAGAGAAGGATATGAAAAAAAGAGAAGGAAAAGAGGGAAGATTTTGGATTTTCAGTGACATCAACATGGAAGCTATTATCAAGAGAAATGTAGAATATGGCTATCAACTCCCAATACATTGATATTAACAGGAGAGATCTTTCATGTTTGTGGCGTTAATGACCGTACGACATATAACGACATATAACGCCACAATATAACCTCCATGTATTGTTGTAAATTCAAGTGGTAACTACCAAGAAGTTATTATCATAcaattttgttttattatttattaaaaaattaaaagattaaataaggataattttgaaaaaaataaaagtcaCCAACACATTGTATCATCTTTATATATAGGTATAGATATCTAGATATATGGATTTGACATAAGCAACGTATGCAACTTCACATACACATTCTAGCCATTGGGCCTAACGAGTAAACAAAGCCCAGTGTTAAAAACAAGGTTTGGTTTGGGTATCATTTCATCTAACTTCACAATATTTCTTTTCACTTCGTTGTGTAGATTTGaacagagagagagagagagagtgaggTTTTTGATATCAGCAATGGCGGCGAGGAGAACCGGTTTGCCTTTGATGAAATACCTAAGAGTTCAGGTTGATACTCTTCCGCTCAACCACCAGTCTCCTCTGCGTCTTCTTCCCAATTTCTTCCTCCGTCGCTTCAGCGAAGAGGTTAGGGGTTCTTTCCTCGATAAATCTGAGGTCACAGATCGCGTCGTTTCGTGCGTCAAAAACTTCCAGAAAGTAGATCCTTCTAAGGTATTCACTCTTCACCATTATCCCTTTCTCAACCTAATTATTGTTTCGTTTATCATTATTTAGGTTCAGATGTTAACGTTTACTATAGTTTATTTGTAATTAATTCTTGATTAATTTTTGCTTAATTTGCAAATTCTGATTTCCCAATTTTTAGGTCAGGTTtggatcaattgttatgttgcAAATTTATATTCCCAATTTTTAGGTCATGTTTCCAATATATAAGTGCTTATGTATAAGTTCTTTATAACAAAAGATAAAATGAAGGTTCTCTAATAAGCTCAAATAAGCTATTCTTTACCAGCTCTTAGTCACGACCTTCTTTTAATAATGCTATGCGCAATAGAATGCTATTAAAGAGCCATTCTTATACAAAGCTAAGAACACCACTAAAATGCCATAAAAAAGGAGTCTGTGTTGTCTGACAGACACGTCTTTTTTCAAAGGTGTCTGTGTTACTTTGGTTGTGTTTGCATATATATACTTTTATTTGATAGTTCAGTAGTCATTATATCGAAAAGTGTGAATTACTATATCAAATGTCATTTTAATGCTATACTTATTTATAGACATGCTAGTTTCATTTATATGAGGTGCATTGTATGATAAAATCTTTCATCTGTATAAAGATCAATTGTTTCAGCACATGTGAACATTTATTCACTGCCACGGGTTTTGATCCCTCTTAAGTGAAGAATGTAATTTGGAGGATTAATGTTCATAAACGATATAGTTAAGCGTTTATGTTATTATGATACAAGTCTTTTTGTATACGCTATTTCTATAACATGAGATAAAATGCAATCAATGTTTTCATATGCTATCCTACAGAGTGTGTGAAAATAAGTAGAAAGAAGTTTCTAGACAATGTCATAAGCCGTTTCAATAAGCTACTTAACAGCCAGACAAGCTCTTATGCTAGTGTAGACTTATTGTAGACTACACATCTGTTTATTAGTGTAGACTTACACATCTGTTTACTAACACTTCATTTCATTTTAAAGTGTTTGTATCATTTTTGAGAATTCAAATCTTTCTGCCAGCAATTGTGTACTGTTAGAATTTAAGTTTATGTTCTTTTGTTAACATTGAACTGTGCTTATTTGCTTTTGACAGGTTACTCCATCTGCTCATTTCCAGAACGACCTTGGATTGGATAGTTTAGATGCTGTAGAGGTTGTGATGGCTCTTGAGGAAGAGTTTGGATTTGAGATTCCTGATAATGAAGCAGACAAGATTAACTCCATTAATCTTGCAATTGACTTCATTGCATCTCATCCTCAGGCCAAGTAGTAGAACCCATTAATCTTTCCTTTCTTTATCATAAATTAGGGTAGAATCATCCAATTTTAAGACATTTTTTGCCTCACTTGTTTGCTTCTAAAATCAAACTTTATTTCCTCGCCCCTCTAAATTCCAGAAGTGTTATTAGCTGGGGATGTGCCAGCTTGAGTGATATTTTGCGTTTGGTAATATTGGCATCACAAACATTGCATTTTAAACTCCCATTTTTCATGTCAATAAAATTGTTAGATTTATGATTATGAAATCTTGAGATCTTATTATTGTCCTCACTTCTCATTGTATGATCATGAATTGTGCTATTTGATCATGAATTGTGCTATTCTTGATTTTGCTGTTTCATGTTACACAAGGTAATGTAGTATTTCAGTTATGTGTAGAATCATCCAATTTTAAGACATTTTTTGCCTCACGTGTTTGCTTCTAAAATCAAACTTTATTTTCTCGCCCCTCTAAATCCCAGAAGTGTTATTAGCTGGGGATGTGCCAGCTTGAGTGATATTTTGCGTTTGGTAATATTGGCATCACAAACATTGCATTTTAAGCTCCCATTTTTCATGTCAATAAAATTGTTAGATTTATGATTATGAAATCTTGAGATCTTATTATTGTCCTCACTTCTCATTGTATGATCATGAATTGTGCTATTCTTGATTTTGCTGTTTCATGTTACACAAGGTAATGTAGTATTTCAGTTATGTGCAGTTTGAATGAATGGTAACTTGATGATAAGTGATTTCATACTTTGATTGGTGGTTCTTTTTTGAATGACAAATGTTAGACTAGTTAATGCAATGTTGGGGTTCAAGATTTCTCTCTTGTAAAGCTGATTATTTGTTTCATTTGTCTGTGCCATTACTTTCAGTTATATTTAGTCTCCATGTGTGATAAGTGACTCCCCAAAATTCAAATTGTCACTTTGCTACTAATCTTGAGGCCCGGGTATTTGTATTCTGCAAACTGATAGAACATTGTCAACTTGTTATAAAACTAGCATCAGCTCTAGCACCAGGCCATCTAAACCTCATCCTCTTATTTGTATCATGGGCTCTAACAATCTGTTGTCATCAACTCATTTTGAACTGTCATTTTGTTCATTTTTCAATTTTGAACCTGTTCTGATGTCTTGTTCTCTCCATTGTGAATTGTTAGTTCTTTATCATGGTTTCAACATGTATTATTATGGTCTGTTGTGTGCATATAAAGTGAGAAGCAAATGTGGAAAAGTGGGGCAGAAACTTTGACCCAATGAAGGTCATGGCTTTCCTCTTCCAGGAAAGCCATGGCAAGGCCCTTCTCACAGCACGATTGGGCGAAATGATAAAGAAACTAGAGGAAAGAAGAGAAAAGGATCATCAAGAATCACTCAACCCATTTTGATGATATTAATCCATAAAAGTTTGATTATTTCCTCTTTAATGGTGATGGTCTCTGGATACCTCCACAATTATAAGCAGTCTTTCATTTTCATCTAATCACTTTTTCCCCATTTTCTCCTTTGCCGGTTATCTTTCTGCCTTTTTTTAGTCTCTAATTTAATGTTTTAGTTTTGTTTGTTCCTCTTATTTGGCCAGTCCCTTTTGTTCGCAAATGCTAGTCTTTGTCTCTATCATGTTACTTTCATCTACTTTTGTTAACTTGAGCTGTCCCAGTTTAATCAACGTAAACTTATAACTTATCAACTTCTTTTACCACCAAATTTAATAAATTGTAAGTTGATTATTTGCCGGTCAAAATGTGCATCGGTATTGCAGGCCAAATTTGGTGCTGCTTTTTAAAATAGTTATATAACTATGAATAGTTAACATTAAATTGTGCATTCCATCAATTTGGATCACTTATTTGTGAATCATACAGAAAAGTTGAGCATGTTTCCTTCATAAACAACAAATTTATATGTCAACCAATAATATATACGAGCACCAAACTTCTTACCGCTTCAtcaaaatatatatttttttggatttttcaaacCATGGTGTACCCATACCCGAACAATATTTATACCGAACATAATATTAAACCAAAGACATCTTGCTACCACCAAATATTAGCTGCCTTGCCTTCACAGTTCCTCTTCCAAGCTCTTGATTGAATATGGCACCATTTAGCTCATGGTTGAGAAGTACTTGCCTAAATGCAAGCACTAAATGCACGTCCAAACAAAAGGAACAAATATCACACATGTGGCTTTGATGTGAGTCTAAAAGGCTACACATTTAGGGGTGTTAAAAGAATCATGTGAGTCTAGTATTAAAAAAATCATGAACTGAATCGAACCGTAGAACCAAATCGAACTAAATTAAAATAACCAAACAATTTTGTTTGGTCAGTGAACCAAACCATATTGCGCAAAACGATTTTAAAATTGATATCGAACTGAAACTGAATCAAATcaaaatttaaaatgaaaaataataaaaataaattttaaattaaaaaaaaattaatggtTTGGTTCTTTAATAAATGGTTTGGTTTGAGAAAAATTATCTTTTAAATAATGAAAAAATTTTAGTTTGATTCTTTAATAAATGGTTTGTTTTGAGAAAAATTAtcttttaaataataaaaataatttaaaaaaaataattatcCGGTTctttaataatgatttttttaaaaataatatacCAAATCAATTATTTTAGTTTGATTCAATTCTAAACAAATTAAAACAGTTGAGTTGGATTGAGTTCAATTTTCTCGTCCTACAAACTTTTGACAAGAAGCTACGAATAATAGGAGTCAGCAAATGATGTAAACCCATCTTCCACTTCATGAGCCACATAAGCATGTTTAAGGATGTTAAACAACCATGACATGTTAGTAACGTCATAAGTTGTACTCAGCATAATTACTTAATGACCGCTACAATCAAGAGGTTAAACCCCACAAAAAAATTATTGGTGTTTTGAAGAACCAATTATAAacattttt encodes:
- the LOC127126951 gene encoding acyl carrier protein 2, mitochondrial, with protein sequence MAARRTGLPLMKYLRVQVDTLPLNHQSPLRLLPNFFLRRFSEEVRGSFLDKSEVTDRVVSCVKNFQKVDPSKVTPSAHFQNDLGLDSLDAVEVVMALEEEFGFEIPDNEADKINSINLAIDFIASHPQAK